A genomic segment from Gracilimonas sediminicola encodes:
- a CDS encoding acetyl-CoA C-acyltransferase — MRDVVIISAKRTPMGSFGGSLSSFSAPELGASAILEAVKSGGIKPDDVQEVVMGNVLSAGIGQAPARQAAMKAGLHERTPATTVNKVCASGMKSIMIAADQIRLGEAEIIVAGGMESMSNVPYYLPKQRFGAKYGHVEAEDGIVKDGLWDVYNKYLMGNAGDLCARECNISREEQDEYAINSYKRAIEATEKGYFKDELIKIKVKDRKGNVTEVEKDEELGKVRFEKIPELRPVFDKEGTVTAANASSINDGAAAVLVMSADKAKELGLKPLAKILSHASAAKAPEWFTTAPADAIPIALKRAGLTKNDIDLFEINEAFSVVALANNQILELDPEKVNIHGGAVSIGHPLGCSGARIIVTLIHALRRTKGKYGCAGICNGGGGASSLVLEML, encoded by the coding sequence ATGCGAGACGTTGTAATTATATCTGCAAAACGAACCCCCATGGGCTCCTTTGGAGGCAGCCTTTCTTCCTTTTCTGCACCCGAGTTGGGCGCATCCGCCATCCTTGAAGCGGTAAAATCAGGAGGCATCAAGCCCGACGATGTTCAGGAGGTGGTTATGGGTAATGTTCTTTCAGCAGGTATCGGGCAGGCACCGGCCCGGCAGGCAGCTATGAAAGCAGGACTTCACGAGCGAACCCCTGCTACCACGGTCAACAAAGTGTGTGCTTCAGGCATGAAGTCGATTATGATCGCAGCCGACCAGATTCGTTTAGGCGAAGCAGAGATCATTGTAGCCGGAGGAATGGAGAGCATGAGTAATGTTCCCTACTATCTGCCTAAGCAACGTTTTGGCGCGAAATATGGGCATGTTGAAGCCGAAGATGGTATCGTGAAAGACGGGCTTTGGGATGTGTATAACAAATACCTGATGGGTAATGCCGGAGACCTTTGCGCCCGGGAATGCAACATCAGCCGCGAAGAGCAAGACGAATACGCCATCAACTCTTACAAAAGAGCCATCGAGGCGACTGAGAAAGGCTACTTCAAAGACGAGCTCATCAAGATCAAAGTTAAGGATCGCAAAGGTAATGTTACCGAAGTAGAAAAAGACGAAGAATTGGGTAAAGTTCGTTTTGAAAAAATTCCTGAATTGCGACCGGTATTTGATAAAGAAGGAACCGTAACGGCTGCCAATGCTTCCAGTATTAATGATGGTGCAGCCGCTGTTTTAGTGATGAGCGCTGACAAAGCCAAAGAACTCGGACTAAAGCCATTAGCAAAAATATTGAGCCATGCCAGTGCTGCTAAAGCGCCCGAATGGTTTACAACTGCACCGGCCGATGCCATCCCCATTGCGCTTAAGAGAGCCGGGCTGACCAAGAATGACATCGATCTTTTTGAGATAAATGAGGCTTTTTCGGTTGTCGCTTTGGCAAACAACCAGATTCTGGAACTCGACCCTGAGAAGGTAAACATACATGGAGGTGCCGTAAGTATCGGTCACCCCCTCGGATGTTCAGGAGCACGGATTATTGTTACCCTCATCCATGCCCTTCGCAGAACGAAAGGCAAATACGGATGTGCGGGTATCTGCAACGGCGGAGGCGGAGCTTCCTCCCTCGTGCTGGAAATGCTTTAA
- the porU gene encoding type IX secretion system sortase PorU — translation MLNKLLYISGLLCLLIAEVANAQQLKVVAETDSFTDYEFSNEKLEILSPYGLMVPVSGNTPRYQVLEQAVSTINREISPEQATVLALSDNSKPLIEISEPGIQRGQKVSALSINIARYGESGTKVLRKFRIRVYKDGDTRLPQLTAAKQNNSSLFDEGTWYKIPITKNGIYALDATYLEDLGIEVSAIDPRNIQLWGTGGYQLPEANDQPRPELTQIPVIVEGQNDGTFNANDRVIFYGNSPHQILRDSIDFEHRLHPYSNQSFVFLTVSDAPGDRLAAVNTNLSPSRTITSFHDFSWKDEELYKTEESIKSGRHWFGRRFDASSNGTSIPVFADTLAGIIPNEPITVEGQFINRSTNSANFEVSVNNQQIETVNIRAISCLSSCGSCYNCSSGDSGVEGSFKTSFTPSIQDGIIEAEATYNHSESSSRGFLDWFRVVVRRELQAQNNHLYFYSPADGSSSELAQYRLSGFDNQPVILDVSNVTQPKLLSSTGSNGNYSFNYYSGDDLRFVAQSSFFEPAMGTLVAPQNLKGITDYPDYIIVTSEEFREYAEDLGNYRAQKDGLNPVIVTQEQILNEFSGGVVDPSAIRDYTKFLYDRALNNGQEPPKYLLLFGDTTFDYKNIISNGFQNYIVTYQSDESLNRIQSFATDDFFGFLDDNEGDLTGGQTSNSHYLDIGLGRISAQTRSEAAIAVQKIKTYEDPANTGSWQNLLTFAADDDFPDSGDRDIHVVNADETAQRMNFIEPGLRIKKVYEFAYPVEITGSGRKIPGATDAFISSFNEGTLVMNYSGHGNEQTLSDEELFLSNYIPNLTNRDQLAVLVTATCQFGRYDDIDAQSGAEQLLFAENGGIVGAFTTTRVVFTSFTISAGNNFGLNVALSQRMVERNPDGSPLRLGDIYMRTKNSSIGSSTVVASRNSKKFILIGDPATKFRLPEQQADLTSINGYTETGEDTTLTIKALDQVNLAGQIKDLQGNPLPNYSGEAVITVMDAPRNVPLPSDREWVAQDNCRLSGCDYESENDILFKGKAAITNGEFTSSFIVPKDISFSDNTGRIIFFANSNGQTAGGSYTKVRFNGVNENAVDDGSGPQMDVFLNDERFVNGNLVNSSPTLIIELEDQSGINTTGTGVGHEIIATIDTEPQQSFVLNDFYEGSLNDFTRGRIEYPLDQLPEGSYTLKVRAWDVHNNPSEEEVFFEVASSEELTVRNVFNFPNPMNNATRFSFEHNQPGNPLDVSVRIYTLSGKPVQHIEQSLITTSSYASISWDGRDRDYDRLGNGTYIYVLRVATNTPKGRQTAEQVEKLVIIR, via the coding sequence ATGCTTAACAAGCTGCTTTATATTAGTGGTTTGCTTTGCTTATTGATTGCTGAAGTAGCAAATGCCCAGCAACTGAAAGTAGTAGCAGAAACAGACTCATTTACAGATTACGAGTTCTCCAATGAGAAGCTCGAAATCCTGTCTCCTTATGGGTTGATGGTTCCCGTTTCCGGTAATACCCCTCGTTACCAGGTTCTTGAGCAGGCTGTCTCTACTATTAATCGTGAAATTTCCCCGGAACAAGCGACCGTTTTAGCTCTTTCTGATAACTCTAAGCCACTGATTGAGATCTCAGAACCCGGAATTCAACGCGGCCAAAAAGTAAGCGCGCTCAGTATAAATATTGCCCGCTATGGGGAAAGTGGTACGAAAGTTCTGCGAAAATTCAGAATTCGGGTTTATAAAGACGGAGATACCCGCCTTCCACAATTAACAGCAGCCAAGCAAAACAACAGCTCCCTATTTGATGAGGGAACCTGGTACAAAATCCCCATCACCAAGAACGGAATTTATGCACTGGATGCTACCTACCTTGAGGATCTGGGGATTGAAGTCAGCGCTATTGATCCACGCAATATCCAGCTTTGGGGAACCGGAGGCTATCAGCTGCCTGAAGCAAACGACCAGCCCCGACCGGAGCTAACCCAGATTCCTGTTATTGTTGAAGGGCAAAATGACGGCACTTTTAATGCCAATGACCGCGTAATTTTCTACGGAAATTCACCACACCAGATACTCAGAGACAGCATCGATTTTGAACACCGCCTTCATCCTTACAGTAACCAATCTTTTGTATTTCTGACCGTTTCTGATGCTCCCGGAGACCGGCTTGCAGCTGTCAACACCAATCTCTCCCCTTCCCGAACCATTACCTCCTTTCATGATTTTAGCTGGAAAGATGAAGAGCTCTATAAGACTGAAGAAAGTATAAAGTCAGGCCGGCACTGGTTTGGGCGGCGATTTGATGCCTCAAGCAACGGTACTTCCATCCCTGTTTTTGCAGATACCCTTGCCGGTATCATCCCCAATGAGCCTATTACCGTAGAAGGTCAATTTATCAACAGGTCCACGAATTCTGCCAACTTCGAAGTCTCGGTAAACAATCAACAAATTGAAACGGTGAATATCCGGGCTATTTCCTGCTTAAGCAGCTGTGGGAGCTGTTATAACTGTAGTTCCGGGGATTCCGGTGTGGAGGGCTCCTTCAAAACCAGTTTCACCCCATCTATTCAAGATGGAATTATTGAGGCTGAGGCTACTTATAATCACAGCGAATCAAGCTCAAGGGGCTTTTTGGACTGGTTCCGCGTGGTAGTTCGCAGAGAACTTCAGGCACAGAATAATCATCTGTATTTCTATTCCCCCGCCGATGGTTCTTCCAGTGAACTTGCTCAATACCGGCTCTCCGGGTTTGACAACCAGCCTGTCATTCTTGATGTAAGTAATGTAACCCAACCGAAGCTATTGAGTTCAACCGGATCTAACGGAAATTATAGCTTCAATTATTATTCAGGGGATGACTTACGGTTTGTGGCTCAATCCAGCTTTTTCGAGCCGGCCATGGGCACTTTAGTAGCCCCTCAAAACCTGAAAGGAATTACCGATTACCCTGACTATATCATTGTTACCTCCGAAGAGTTTCGGGAATATGCCGAAGACCTTGGAAATTACAGGGCTCAAAAGGATGGATTAAATCCCGTTATTGTAACCCAGGAACAAATATTGAATGAGTTTTCGGGCGGGGTTGTCGATCCATCTGCCATTCGTGATTACACAAAATTTTTGTACGACCGTGCTTTGAACAACGGGCAGGAGCCTCCAAAATATTTGCTGCTTTTTGGGGATACCACCTTTGACTACAAGAACATTATCAGCAATGGCTTCCAAAATTATATCGTCACTTATCAAAGTGATGAATCGCTGAATAGAATACAGTCTTTCGCTACCGATGATTTCTTCGGTTTTCTGGATGACAATGAGGGAGATTTAACCGGTGGGCAGACCAGCAACTCGCATTACCTGGATATTGGATTGGGCCGAATTTCTGCACAAACACGGTCAGAAGCAGCAATAGCCGTCCAAAAAATTAAAACCTACGAAGATCCGGCCAACACTGGCAGCTGGCAAAACCTGTTAACCTTTGCTGCCGATGATGACTTCCCTGATTCCGGCGACCGAGACATACACGTAGTTAATGCCGATGAAACGGCCCAGCGTATGAACTTCATAGAGCCTGGACTACGAATCAAAAAAGTGTATGAATTTGCCTACCCGGTTGAGATTACCGGATCGGGACGAAAAATACCCGGTGCCACCGATGCTTTCATAAGTTCATTTAACGAGGGTACGCTGGTTATGAATTATTCGGGCCACGGAAACGAGCAGACGCTGTCTGATGAGGAGTTATTCCTGTCCAATTACATTCCCAACCTGACCAACCGCGATCAGTTAGCTGTGCTTGTAACAGCTACTTGTCAGTTCGGCCGATACGACGATATCGATGCCCAATCTGGTGCTGAGCAACTACTTTTTGCAGAAAACGGTGGTATTGTAGGAGCATTTACAACCACCCGGGTCGTCTTCACAAGTTTTACCATAAGTGCAGGAAATAACTTCGGATTGAACGTAGCCCTCTCCCAACGCATGGTTGAACGTAATCCCGATGGAAGCCCACTTCGATTGGGTGATATTTACATGCGTACAAAAAATTCCAGTATCGGCAGTTCTACCGTTGTTGCTTCCCGGAACAGTAAAAAATTCATTCTTATTGGTGATCCCGCTACAAAATTCCGCCTGCCTGAGCAACAAGCCGACCTGACATCCATCAACGGCTACACAGAAACCGGTGAAGATACCACACTCACCATAAAGGCTCTTGATCAGGTTAACCTGGCCGGACAGATAAAAGACCTGCAGGGAAATCCATTACCAAATTATAGCGGAGAGGCGGTTATTACGGTTATGGACGCCCCTCGTAACGTGCCTCTGCCATCTGATCGAGAATGGGTTGCCCAGGACAACTGCCGGCTTTCTGGCTGTGATTATGAATCGGAGAACGATATTCTTTTTAAAGGCAAGGCCGCCATCACTAACGGGGAGTTTACCTCTTCTTTTATAGTACCAAAAGACATCAGCTTTTCAGATAACACCGGCCGTATCATTTTCTTTGCTAACAGCAATGGACAAACTGCAGGCGGCTCATATACAAAAGTACGCTTTAACGGAGTTAACGAAAACGCGGTTGACGACGGGTCGGGACCACAAATGGATGTATTTCTGAACGATGAACGCTTTGTAAACGGAAACCTGGTGAACAGTTCACCAACACTGATAATTGAACTTGAAGATCAATCTGGCATAAACACTACAGGAACAGGAGTAGGACATGAAATAATTGCTACAATCGATACAGAACCACAACAATCGTTCGTCCTCAACGATTTTTATGAGGGCAGTTTAAATGATTTCACGCGGGGGCGTATCGAGTACCCTCTGGATCAACTTCCGGAAGGTAGCTATACCCTTAAAGTTCGAGCGTGGGATGTGCACAATAATCCTTCAGAAGAAGAAGTTTTCTTTGAAGTAGCATCGAGTGAGGAGTTAACCGTCAGAAACGTGTTTAACTTCCCTAACCCGATGAATAATGCCACCCGATTCAGCTTCGAACATAACCAGCCCGGTAATCCACTTGACGTATCAGTTCGTATTTATACACTGAGTGGCAAGCCGGTCCAACACATTGAACAGTCACTCATAACTACAAGTTCTTATGCCAGTATTTCATGGGATGGCCGTGACCGGGATTATGATCGCCTGGGTAACGGTACTTATATTTATGTGCTTCGGGTTGCAACAAATACCCCGAAAGGAAGACAAACAGCAGAGCAAGTCGAAAAGCTCGTAATCATACGATAG
- a CDS encoding cystathionine gamma-synthase, whose amino-acid sequence MKFNTKTIHAGQKPEETSGAVMPPIFQTSTYAQEAPNKHKGYDYARVGNPTRTALEQMIAGLEGADEAACFSSGVAAMDSLMKMLRPGDHVVTTNDLYGGSYRLFTKVFEPYRIDFTFVDMTDLEKVKDAITPQTKLMWIETPTNPLLRIVDIEALVGLAKPNDILTVVDNTFASPYLQRPLEFGADAVLHSATKYLAGHSDVIHGAVASSNQEIMENLRFQTKTSGAVPGPMDCYLTLRGIKTLSVRVQRSVDNAKQIASFLESHDKVESVLYPGLSSHPQHELAAKQMDDFGAMLSFILKDDSIEAATKFMSNTSIFTLAESLGGVESLISHPASMTHGSIPKDVREKAGLKDSLIRISVGIEDADDLIDDLKQAF is encoded by the coding sequence ATGAAATTTAATACCAAGACGATTCATGCCGGCCAGAAGCCAGAAGAAACTTCAGGCGCGGTAATGCCTCCCATTTTTCAAACTTCAACATACGCTCAGGAAGCCCCCAACAAACACAAAGGGTACGATTATGCCCGCGTTGGGAACCCCACTCGCACAGCTCTTGAGCAAATGATCGCCGGTTTAGAAGGAGCTGACGAAGCCGCTTGTTTTTCCAGCGGTGTCGCAGCTATGGATTCCCTGATGAAAATGTTGCGTCCGGGCGATCACGTTGTGACGACTAATGATTTATATGGAGGCTCCTACCGGTTATTTACCAAGGTATTCGAGCCCTATAGGATTGATTTCACTTTCGTTGATATGACGGATCTGGAGAAGGTAAAGGACGCCATCACCCCACAAACAAAGCTGATGTGGATTGAAACTCCAACTAATCCTTTGCTCCGTATTGTAGATATCGAGGCGTTGGTAGGATTAGCTAAGCCCAACGATATTCTCACGGTAGTTGATAATACTTTTGCATCTCCATACCTGCAGAGGCCGCTCGAATTTGGAGCTGATGCGGTGCTCCATTCCGCGACCAAGTATCTGGCCGGACACTCTGACGTTATTCACGGTGCGGTTGCCAGTTCCAACCAGGAGATTATGGAAAACCTTCGGTTCCAAACCAAAACATCCGGTGCAGTACCCGGGCCCATGGATTGCTATCTCACCTTACGTGGCATCAAAACTTTGAGTGTACGCGTTCAGCGTTCTGTTGATAATGCTAAGCAAATAGCTTCATTTCTGGAAAGTCATGATAAAGTTGAGTCTGTATTATATCCCGGCTTGTCATCACATCCACAGCATGAATTAGCTGCTAAGCAAATGGATGACTTCGGAGCTATGCTTTCCTTCATCCTGAAAGATGACTCAATTGAAGCCGCTACCAAATTTATGAGTAACACATCCATCTTTACCTTAGCTGAAAGTCTGGGCGGTGTGGAATCATTAATAAGTCACCCCGCTTCTATGACTCACGGCTCCATCCCTAAAGACGTTCGGGAAAAAGCAGGACTTAAGGATTCTTTAATTCGTATTTCGGTGGGAATTGAAGACGCTGACGACCTCATCGATGACCTGAAACAGGCATTTTAG
- a CDS encoding tetratricopeptide repeat protein: MTISNFTRLTGLLLVAGFFISCSTSQVNIDELLANNKYQEAITEIDNRLAENPEQPSLYIQKATINADLAHQADPELRAKFYENTADNFELAVEYGADASQVSVIDSLRQQYWKKEHNAGLRISENEDISERYQRAAIHFQNALILREDAVSSYKNLSIAQFNVGDLDDAIQTLETALNYTDEDPVEIYENLGYLHLEKGDPEQAASYYEQANTNMQEDMNLAFGLINAYISDGNSERASDMLENLVAEYPNNANLRNVYGTQLYQITSGILQDLKQAYSSNDTMLVEQIKFEAEGMGDEAETELIEAFKRDTSNTEYLESLAVFYNNLSAQYLSLLPVAFENDRASLESKAYTLINFAIDYYEKLVVIDPNNEEYTSKLSVLKTLKNRKTASADN; this comes from the coding sequence ATGACTATTTCAAATTTTACCCGGCTGACAGGCTTACTTCTGGTGGCCGGGTTTTTTATTTCCTGCAGTACATCACAAGTTAACATTGATGAACTGCTTGCAAATAACAAGTATCAGGAAGCTATCACCGAAATTGATAACCGGCTTGCTGAAAACCCCGAACAACCTTCCCTTTACATTCAAAAGGCTACCATTAATGCCGATTTAGCCCATCAGGCAGACCCGGAATTAAGAGCCAAATTTTACGAAAATACGGCCGATAATTTTGAGTTAGCCGTAGAATACGGGGCTGATGCATCCCAGGTTTCTGTGATAGATAGCCTGCGGCAGCAGTATTGGAAAAAAGAGCACAATGCCGGTCTTCGGATTTCAGAGAATGAAGATATTTCTGAACGATACCAGCGCGCTGCTATTCATTTTCAAAACGCACTTATTTTGCGGGAAGATGCCGTCAGTTCTTATAAAAACCTTTCGATTGCACAGTTTAATGTGGGAGATTTGGATGATGCCATCCAAACACTCGAAACGGCCCTGAATTATACCGATGAAGATCCGGTAGAAATCTATGAAAACCTTGGGTATTTACATCTCGAGAAAGGAGATCCTGAACAAGCGGCATCTTACTACGAGCAGGCCAATACAAATATGCAGGAAGACATGAACCTGGCTTTTGGATTGATCAATGCCTACATCTCGGACGGAAACAGCGAACGGGCTTCTGATATGCTTGAGAATCTGGTTGCAGAATATCCGAATAATGCCAACCTGAGAAATGTATATGGCACCCAGCTATACCAGATTACTTCCGGCATTTTACAAGACCTGAAGCAAGCCTATTCGAGTAATGATACTATGCTTGTTGAGCAGATTAAATTTGAAGCAGAAGGAATGGGCGATGAAGCCGAAACGGAGCTGATCGAAGCTTTCAAAAGAGACACCTCTAATACAGAATACCTGGAAAGCCTTGCTGTTTTTTACAACAACCTCTCAGCTCAGTACTTATCACTTCTACCCGTCGCATTTGAGAACGACAGAGCCAGCCTCGAATCCAAAGCTTACACACTTATCAACTTTGCGATTGATTACTACGAAAAATTAGTTGTAATAGATCCGAACAACGAAGAGTACACCAGTAAACTCAGCGTTCTCAAAACTTTAAAAAATCGCAAAACTGCCTCAGCAGATAATTAA
- the porV gene encoding type IX secretion system outer membrane channel protein PorV: MKRTVSIIAAALFLMPAITYAQVAITAVPFLQIEPDSRGAGMGNTGVAIADNASALFWNPAGLAFQKGNNQASITHSNWLANFNVSDLFYDYVVGKYYVEGIGTFGAHLTYLNLGEQVETDETSPEPISRFQSYEVALGGSYGYQVSKNFGVGTSLRLIYSSLASGTSIAAQKVNPGSSVAVDLSFLYKTDTFSLGGRDARFSFGSNLSNLGPGIQYTDNAQKDPLPTVLRFGWSFDLDLDDEGINRITVANDISKIMARTDKFEVQSGDSTVIETKAVGPIEALYKSWSSFERFDGQNTVEVGLMQQFMIGAGIEYWYADQFALRGGYYFEDPQNGDREYITFGAGIRYSFLGVDFSYIKTLEEDHPLANTLRFSLLIDF, from the coding sequence ATGAAAAGGACAGTATCCATTATAGCAGCAGCATTATTTTTAATGCCTGCCATCACATATGCACAGGTTGCCATTACAGCGGTGCCCTTTCTACAAATTGAACCGGATTCACGCGGTGCCGGTATGGGTAACACCGGAGTAGCTATTGCAGACAATGCATCTGCGCTATTTTGGAATCCCGCCGGTTTAGCCTTTCAAAAAGGTAATAACCAGGCCAGTATCACCCACTCGAACTGGTTGGCCAACTTTAACGTGAGTGACCTTTTCTACGATTACGTGGTAGGCAAATATTACGTTGAAGGCATTGGCACCTTCGGTGCTCACTTAACTTACCTGAACCTGGGAGAGCAAGTGGAAACGGATGAAACAAGTCCGGAGCCGATCTCCCGATTCCAGAGCTATGAAGTGGCGCTCGGTGGATCTTATGGATACCAGGTGAGTAAAAACTTTGGGGTTGGAACCAGTCTTCGCCTTATTTACTCCAGTTTAGCCAGCGGTACTTCCATCGCAGCCCAGAAAGTAAATCCGGGAAGTAGTGTGGCTGTAGACCTTTCCTTCTTATATAAGACGGACACGTTCTCGCTTGGAGGAAGAGATGCACGTTTTAGCTTTGGATCAAACCTATCAAACCTCGGGCCCGGCATCCAGTACACCGACAACGCCCAGAAAGACCCCCTGCCAACTGTACTGCGCTTCGGGTGGTCGTTCGATCTTGATCTGGATGATGAAGGCATTAACCGCATCACCGTTGCCAACGATATTTCCAAAATCATGGCCCGTACCGATAAGTTTGAAGTGCAAAGCGGTGACTCAACCGTTATCGAAACCAAAGCTGTAGGTCCCATTGAAGCCCTTTACAAGTCATGGAGCAGCTTCGAGCGTTTTGACGGACAGAATACTGTCGAGGTTGGGCTGATGCAGCAGTTTATGATTGGAGCCGGTATTGAATACTGGTATGCGGATCAATTCGCTCTGCGTGGCGGTTATTATTTCGAAGATCCCCAAAACGGTGATCGTGAATACATTACTTTTGGCGCCGGTATCCGCTATAGTTTTCTGGGTGTTGACTTCAGTTATATAAAAACGCTTGAAGAAGATCACCCACTTGCCAACACCCTGCGATTCAGTTTGCTTATTGACTTTTAA